A window of Desmospora profundinema genomic DNA:
TCGTCAACTGGATTTGCGTCGTCCTATTTATCGCCAAACTGCCGCTTACGGACACTTTGGTCGCTTGGATGTGGATCTCCCCTGGGAGCGCACGGATCAAGCGGACAAGTTGAAACAGGAAGCTGGATTGTAAGGAATCGATCATCCATTAAACCGCCTTTGGGCGGTTTTTTAATGGATTCAGCAATCAATCCCATTGATGGAATCAGTTGACAAACCTTTCTTTCCACCGTAAAGTGAAGAAGAACGCAGCATGAATAAGCCTGCCGAACCCCTTTCTTTTCCTCCGCATATACTGGGGGCAAAGGAGGAGCTTCCTTTCAGTACACAATTGGGAGGGGCTTCGCCCAAAGGGGAGGGTGCCGGCGATGGAATGGTGGTTGCTGTGGGGAACCCTTCTGATTATCGGAAGTGGTGGGTTAATAGCCTGCTTTTACCGAATTTTATGTTTTCCATTCCGGACTCGTTCCGGCCGCCTTGTATTGGTTACCCGGAATAATCAGGGGACCATCGAATGGATCATTCGCTCTTTCTTCTTTTGGCGTCGAATGTCGGGAAAGCCGGAAGATCTGGTTTGTCTGGACGCAGGCTCACTGGATGACACAGGACCGATATTGCTCCGCCTCAAACGACGTTATCCGGGGATGAAAGTGTGTTTCTACCCGGATGAGGTGCCGGAGAAGGCATTGAAACTGCATACGGATTGCGCCAGGCAAGACACGGATGTATGGGACTTGCGGGATGACGCGCGATCGCAATCATCATGATGAACGGACGGACCCCCTGGTGGCAGGGAGGGTCCTTTTTTGTGGAGGGGGTGGTGGTGTGCAGTGGGTACGGTATGAGGTGAAGGGATCGACATATGATACGTTTTGCATCGAAGTGGACAGGCTGTTCTGGGCAGTTAGAGGAAAGAAGTGTCGCATCCTGGATGGACGATGGCAGCCAGGTACATCACCCTTCACACCGGATCCGCTGGCTCCAATCGAAAGCGGTGAGGGGCTGAAACCTGTACAAGTGCAATGGGCCCTGGAGGTAGCAAAAGCGAATGAGTGGAAACCCCTGTTGGGTGGACGGGCTCTGTTAGCGACAGAGGTGTCAGCTTTTCTCGATAGCAGGGGTAAACATTTGATTCAAGAAGGATGGCGAACGTTGCGAATATTGGTGTTGACAGGCGCAGCCCGTCTATTTCCAGGGGTGAAGGTGCAGGGATCGGCTTTGCGTCGGCGCTGTTTTCGGTGTGGAGCCGGTTTCGGAGGAATCCGGAGAACACGATGTGCTCGTTGCCGGGATGTGTGTTATTACTGTGATCGTTGTTTGGTGATGGGCAGAAGCCAAGCCTGTATCCCACTGTTCTTATTTGAGCCACTGGCCTCGCATTTGCAGCACTCTGTTTGTGCTCAACTTTCCTTTACGCTATCGGGTGCTCAACGGATGGCATCAAGACGATGCGCCAGTTGGTGGGAAGACGGGGAATCGGATACCTTGCTGCTGAGCGCGGTTACGGGAGCGGGAAAAACGGAGGTGCTCTTTGAAACCTTGGCACGGGCTCTGTCCCGGCGCCCTCCTGTACTGTGGGCGGCTCCCCGCCGTGATGTGGTGGTGGAAGTGGCTCAGCGCTTATCTCGTGCATTTCCCTCTGTCACCACGGTTACGCTGCACGGGGAGAGTGGACAAACGTGGCGGGAGGGGGAACTGTATGTTGGCACGGTTCACCAAACGATGCGTTTTTATCGCCGCTTTTCACTGGTGGTGGTGGACGAAGCTGATGCTTTCCCCCTCCAGACGAACCATCACCTTCAAGCTTCTCTGGATCGCGCCCGTCATCCTGACGGCAAGCGTATTCTGGTAACGGCTACTCCGTCGACATCCTGGAAGCGGGAGTTTAAACGCAATCATTGGCCGGTGGTGACACTTCGGACCCGCCACCATGGCCGGCCGTTGCCGGAACCCCGGATTATTCGGGCGTGGGGGTGGCATCGACGGATGACGGCGAGGCGAGCGACTGCACCATTGGAAGCATTTGTGGAACAAGTCTTCCGGACAGACGGACAAGCGTTGATGTTTGTTCCTCGAATGGCCGATGGGAAACGATTGATCACCTGGTTGAAAGATTGGATGCACGTTCCTCTGGAAAAGGTTGCTTTTGCGTCTTCACGGGAGGAAGAACGGGCACGCCATGTAGAAGAATTTCGACGAGGGGTCCTGAGGCTGTTGGTCACCACGACGATCCTGGAAAGGGGAGTGACCGTACCTCGCTGTCATGTCCTAGTTGCAGGAGCGGATCATCCGGTTTTCGATTGTTCTTCTTTGGTTCAGATTGCCGGTCGTGTCGGCCGGTCAGCCGATTATCGCAAAGGGGAGGTGTGGTTTGTTTCTCGAGTGGTGACAGGGGAGATGTTACGGGCCAAGGAAGTGATTCGATCCTGGAACCGGGGCACCCGTCAGAAAGGAGGGGTGGAGGAGGGAAGGTAGCTGTGAAGTGGATTGATTGGTTTTCCCCGCCTGCCCGGTGTGTGTTTTGTGAGTCATCGGTACCGATTTCCTGGGGAAGGGGCTGGCGGCGCATATGTAAAACGTGTCAGGAGCGATTGGAGCCGATCCGGGGACCTTGCTGCCACCGATGTGGTCGGATAACCGAATCAGGTATGGGGGGCCGCTCTTGCGGCGACTGTAAGCAGTGGGGATCGACCTGTCTAGAGGCAAACCGCAGTGTTTGCACATACAGTCGTTTTGCAAGAGAGCTGGTTTGGATGCTGAAATTCCGTGGGAAAGAAGAGTGGGTCGTACCGATGGGGGAGATGATGGCCGAGTGTTTATGGGAAACTGGATGGAAAGCACAGGGAATCACCTTTGTCCCCCTGCACCCGGATCGATTGACGGAACGGGGCTTTAATCAAGCGGAACGGCTGGCGAGTGTGATTGCGGACCGGACGGGCCTTCCTTTGTTACCGGTCCTGGAACGGACTCGCCACACCCCCTCTCAAAGCCGGCGGGGTCGTATGGAACGATTGGCCGCTATGAAAGAAGCGTTTCGCGTTTCCCCTTTTATCAACCGACAGGGTCTTCCCCGATCCTGGATTTTGGTGGATGATGTTTATACCACGGGAGCCACTCTGGTAGATTGTGCTCGGGCTTTGACGGATACGGGTGACTGCCGGGTTCGTTCTCTTACCTTTGCCCGATGATGGAAAATGGGGGTGCTCCTTACAGGGGCAGCAACTAGAAACGGATGGTTGCGAGATTTCTTGTGTCTCATCAGGTATAAAACCCCACAGGGTGGGAAAGAAAGTGAATGTGGATATCTTCTAAACTAAAAAACTCATAGGGAGTGATTTGGAATGAACAAATCGCAATTGATTGAACGTGTCGCCGAAGCCACTGGAAAGACCAAAAAGGAATCCACCCATCTGGTTGAGACTGTTCTGGAAACCATTTCCGAAGCTTTGCAAAAGGGCGAAAAAGTCTCTCTGATCGGGTTTGGCAACTTTGAAGTAAGAGAACGGGCTGCTCGGACCGGCCGTAACCCCCAGACCGGAGAGGAAATCCAAATCGAAGCCAGCCGCGTACCGGCCTTTAAGCCGGGTAAACAATTGAAAGAAGCAGTCAATTAAAATAAACGAAGCCTCCCTTGAATGGGAGGCTTCGTTATTTGAGAAGTTCAAGATGGGATTACAGGATCCATCAAGGAGCACAGATTGTCTTTCTCATGACAACCATGACTGCACCCAACACCAACAGGCAGGCCAGAAGAGCGATCCAGACGTTGCCGACAAATCCCAACACGAGATATCCAATCAGTGTGATTCCGGCGACGATCAACGCGTATGGCAACTGTGTCATCACGTGATCGATATGATGGCTGCCGGCCCCGGTGGATGAAAGGATGGTCGTATCGGAAATCGGAGAGCAGTGGTCCCCAAAGATCGCTCCAGCCAGTACCGCAGCCAGCACTGGCAGCATTAATGCCGGTTCAGTCACAGCGGCGATTTCACCTGCGATCGGGAGCATGATCCCAAACGTACCCCAGGAAGTCCCGGTGGTGAAAGCCATGAAACCGGAGATGATGAACAGGAGTGCCGGCAGTAACGCGACAGGAATGTGGGCATCTACAAGTCCAGCCAGATAAGTTCCCGTTCCCAAATCGGAAATGATCGAGATGATGGTCCAAGCAAAGATTAAAATATAGATGGCCGGCAACATGGACCGGATTCCGGCCCACAGACTGGAAAGGAGACGTGGGGCGGAACGGCGGAGCAGCAAGTTTTGAACAAGAGAAACGGTGAGACCTAACAGACCTCCGTAGAGAAGAGAAACCGCAACATCCGTGTTTTCAAAAATGGAGAGCAGGGTGACGGCTCCTTCTGTCGCTGTTGCTCCGGTCCACACCATGGAACTGACGGTTCCGGCAATTAAAGCCAGGATTGGCCAAAGAAGCCCGCCGACATTTCCATCATCGCTTCCTTCTTCTCGATGATCCCCCGGTACCTTACCCTTGTCCGGATCCACTAGTTGACCGGACTCCACCGCCCGCTGTTCATGCTTTTTCATCGCTCCGAAATCCAAACGGTACCAAGCTACACCCAACACCATCAGAATCGCCAGGATCGCGTAGAAATTCATCGGCACCATCAGCATAAACGCTTGCAAGGCTCCATAATCGGTCACGGCATGGGTCGTCAGAATGCCTGCGATCACGGTGATAATGTATGCCCCCCAACTGGAGACGGGGGCGATGACGCAAATGGGAGCAGCGGTCGAATCGATCAGGTAAGCCAATTTGGCCCGAGATACCCGATGCCGGTCTGTCAAGGGGCGGGCGATATTGCCGACAGTCAGACTGTTAAAGTAATCGTCGATAAAAATAATGATTCCTATCCAGATGGTAACCAATTGCGCACCGATCCGGGTTTTAACCCGTTTCATCGCCCATTCTCCAAAAGCCGCACTCCCACCAGACAAGGAAATGAGAGCCGCCATCATGCCCAGCAACAGCAAGAAGAGGAGGATGTAAAATTCCCAGTCGTTGATCGCACCGTCCACGTAAAAGAGATCGCGCACGATGCCGGCAATCTGGCTCAAACTTTCTCCGATCTGAAAATCGTTGATGATCAATGCTCCTGCTACAATTCCGGCACCTAACGACACCAGCACCCTCCGGGTAAGGATGACCAGCAGCAGGGCGAGTACCGGCGGTATCAATGACCAAACTGTCTCTTCCATACTTTTCTCCCCTTTACTGTTGGATGGTGATGATGGTGAAAGCGTACCTTCAACAAAAAAGGCAATGATAGGCGCTCCCTACCATTACCTTGTTTCCGAAAGTAACGCTATGGTCCCCATCACCAGTAGTCCTCCACTATAGCTTTTCACCATAGTGACAGTGCTGCACTTGTTCAGTACAGCCCCAGCGAAAATGGATGCGACTCTCCATTTCCACTTCGGCAAATATCCCTTTCAACGGTGTTCTTCGTTGTCATCCTCCCACCGCTTACTGATGAAATTTGCGCCTCTACCCCACCACAAAGATGAGGCTAAGCATATATCGTTGGCATTCCACCTGATTATAGCAAGAGTGGGAAGCGCAGGCCAACGATTGGCGGGTGGAATTATTTAACACGGCCGAAATTGGATATCTATTTAAAATTATCTGTCATCAATAATATAACCGAACTCTTAAGCGCATGTAAAGATTCTCTTTTTTCCACTTCCGTCAATCAGAGGATTCCGGCGATTGTGGATCATGTGGATAACTTTGTGGATAAATCTGTGGATGGTTTGCTACAACTTTCCGTCTATGTTGCAACAACGCTTTTGGGATGCGGTTTTTTTGAAAAACATGCGGTTAGGGCGTGTCTGAACAATCCGTAAGGCGCGATCCCGGGTTGGTATGGCTGTCTTCGTTTCGTTGCAAAAAGCGCATAGTGAGACCGGGAGCGAAGCGACCTAGGCGAGACCTGTGCTCTATGAGTGCAAAGGCGAACCAAAAGCGATACCCTAATGGGGGATGGAGCGTGTAACGGCTCCAAACAAAATCTCCAAAGTCCAGTCAAATTTCCTTGACTTTGCCTAATGGACAGTGATATAGTGTTTTTGCATGGAAGAGGTCCAAATGGTCATTTTCATGTGCATCACATTATGAAGGGATTGTTCATATGCAAGGCAAAGTCAAGTGGTTCAACGCGGAAAAAGGTTATGGTTTCATCGAGCGTGAAGGTGGCGAAGACGTGTTCGTACATTACTCCGCCATCCAAGAAGAAGGATTCAAGACCTTGGATGAAGGTCAAAGTGTCGAGTTTGAAATCGTGGACGGACCGCGTGGACCGCAGGCTGCCAACGTTACCAAAGCCTACTAATCCATTGATTTTCCACCCCTCCCGACTTGGTCGGGAGGGGTTTTGATATTTGTAGTAGGAATTTATTGTTTATTGGAAAGATTTTTCTATGTCGGATTTGGTTAAGAGGCAGGATAATCCCTTTTGAACGGGAATAGATAAAGATAGAAGGCGAAAAGGGGGATTCGCTTCATGAGGTACAATATCCGAGGGAACAACATTGAAGTGACTGAGGCGCTCCGAGACTTTGTGGAAAAGAAGTTGAGCCGTCTGGAAAAGTACTTTGATACCACTACCAACAAGACGGAAGCCCATGTGGCCCTCAGCGTGCACAACAAAGACCACCACAAGGTGGAAGTAACCGTTCCTTTCCCGGGTGTCCTGGTTCGGGCCGAGGAATCGACAACGGACATGTATGCTTCTATCGACAATGTGGTGGAAAAGCTGGAGCGTCAGATCCGGAAGTACAAAACGAAGGTGAATCGAAAGTTCCGCCAGGACGGGACAATCCGCTCCCTGGAAAACGGGGCGGCCCCTGCAACAGCCGAGAGGGTAGCAGACGCGGAAGAGGATGAAGAATTCCAAATCGTCCGTACCAAACGATTTAACCTCAAGCCGATGGATACGGAGGAAGCGATTTTGCAGATGGATCTGTTGGGACACAACTTTTACGTGTTCTCCAACGCTTCCACGGATCAGGTGAGTGTGGTGTACAAGCGAAAAGACGGCCGGTATGGATTGATTGAACCCGAATGACCCCGCTTCACCGTTTTTGTGAATAGGAAACACTCCAGGGCAGCCGAGTGCTGCCCTGTTTTTGGTTTGATCCCTCCTGAATTCTTTGTTAAGATGTGAAAATCCCTGCGTATTTTTGTTAAACTAATAGATAGTACCTAATGATTGGAACTGGATCGACGGTAGCGCGGACAGATTAACCACCTTGTCTCATGAAAGGGATGAAGGCGATGCTCAATTTACTCAAAAAAATGTTGCCCGATTCAAATGAACGGGAATTGAAAAGATGCTATAAGATTGCAGATAAAATCGAGGCGTTGGAGCCCACGATCAGTGCACTTTCGGATTCGGAGCTGCGAAATAAGACTGAAGAGTTCCGTCAACGCCTGAATGACGGAGAAGAGCTGGATGACCTGCAGGTGGAAGCTTACGCGGTGGTAAGGGAAGCAGCCAAGCGCGTGCTGGGCATGCGTCATTTTTATGTCCAATTGGTAGGGGGGATCGTTCTCCACAATGGCGATATCGCCGAGATGAAGACAGGGGAAGGGAAAACCCTGGTTTCCACTCTGCCTGCCTATTTAAATGCTTTAACCGGCGAGGGTGTCCATGTGGTGACGGTCAACGACTACCTGGTCCGGCGGGACCGGGAATGGATGGGACAGATCTTTGAATTCCTGGGCTTAACGGTCGGTCTCAACCTGCCGGGAATGAAACCGGAAGAAAAGCGGCAGGCGTATCAGGCGGATATCACCTTCGGGACCAACAATGAGTTCGGCTTTGATTATCTGCGTGACAATATGGTCCTCTACGACGAGCAGATTACCCAGCGTTCCCTCAATTTTGCTTTAATCGATGAAGTGGACAGCATCCTGATCGATGAGGCCCGGACTCCCCTTATCATCAGCGGCCAAGCCAACAAAGCGACAGACCTGTACTATGCTGCTGACAAAATGGTGCGGCGGCTCAAGCCAGAAGAGGATTATTCGGTTGACATCAAAACGAAAAACGTCACGTTGACAGAGCAAGGTGTGGATAAAGCGGAGTCGTTCATGGGCATCGACAATTTATACGACGCCAACAACATCACGGTAAACCACCACATCCAACAGGCTTTGAAAGCCCATGTCATCATGAAGCGGGATCAGGATTATGTCGTCAATGAGAACGGGGTCGTCATCGTTGACGATTTCACCGGCCGGCTGATGGAAGGACGCCGCTACAGCGATGGCTTGCACCAGGCCATCGAAGCGAAAGAAGGGCTGCAGGTACAGCGGGAAAGCATGACCCTGGCGACAGTCACGCTGCAGAATTACTTCCGTCTCTACAACAAACTGGCGGGTATGACCGGTACGGCAAAAACGGAGGAAGAAGAGTTCCGTAAAATCTACAATATGAATGTCGTCCAGATTCCCACTCATCGTTCCATGGTCAGGAACGACCTCAGCGATGTGCTGTATAAAACGGAAGCAGGAAAACTGCGAGCCATCGTGGACGAGATTGTAAAAAGGCACGCAACCGGCCAGCCGATCCTGGTGGGAACGGTTTCCATCGAAAAATCGGAACTTCTTTCCAAGATGCTGAAGAAAAAAGGGGTTCCCCATCAAGTTCTCAATGCGAAGAACCATGCCAAAGAGGCGGAGATTATTGCTCAGGCCGGACAGCGGGGAGCCGTCACCATCGCTACCAACATGGCTGGTCGCGGGACGGATATTGTCTTGGGCGATGGTGTGGATGAACTGGGCGGCCTTCACGTGATCGGGACGGAGCGGCATGAAAGCCGCCGGATTGACAATCAGTTGCGGGGTCGTTCCGGCCGCCAAGGAGATCCCGGATCTACCCAGTTTTTCCTCTCCTTCGAAGATGAGTTGATGCGCCGTTTCGGCGGGGAACGGATTGAAAGTTGGATGGAGAGTTTGGGATTGGATGAAGATACCCCGATTGAAGGGCGGATGTTCACCAGAGCGGTGGAAAGCTCCCAGAAAAAAGTGGAAGGCATGAACTTTGACGCCCGTCGTTGGGTATTGCAATACGATGATGTTTTAAACCAGCAAAGGGAGATTATCTACAAACAACGGCGCGAAGTGCTGACGGGTGACAACTTCAAAGAGATCGTTCAGCAAATGGGGAAAGACCTGATCCAGCGTGTGGTGGAAGCTCATACCCCGGATGAGGATGTGCCGGAGGATTGGGATTTGGAGCCGGTGGTCGATTTCGCCAATGCTTCCCTGTTTGCTGAGGGAACGGTGGAACTCGATCAGTTTAAAGGCTTGGAACGGGATGAAATCATCCAACTGCTCATCGACAAAATGGAAAAGCATTACGATGAGCGGGAAGAGGAAATCGGTACGGAACGACTGCAAGAGTTTACCAAAGTGGTGATCCTCCGGACTGTCGACCGGAAATGGATGGATCATATCGATGCGATGGATCAACTGCGTCAGGGAATTCATCTGCGGGCTTACGGTCAAACCGACCCGGTGCGGGAGTACCAATTTGAAGGATATGAGATGTTCCAGCAGTTGATCCAGGAGATCCAGGAAGAAGTGGTTCGCTACGTCATGAAATCCACCGTGGGCGAGGAAGAAATCCAGCGCGAGGAAGTGGCTACGCCTAAGGCGGCTTCCAGCGGTGGTTCTCCCCATCAAGCGGAGGAGAAAAAGAAACAGCCCATCCGCAACACTGACAAAGTGGGGCGAAATGACCCTTGTCCCTGTGGCAGCGGAAAAAAATATAAACACTGCTGTGCCCGCTCGGTACAGACGGGCTGAATCCATGCACCCATCTTTCAGGCGAGCCGCCCGGTTCGCCCTTTGTGCTTTTTGCAACGAAACGAAGACAGCCATATCAACCCGGGATCTCGCCCTACGGATTGTTTAGACACGCCCTAGTGTCGGAGAGTGCGGGCCGGGCCCTTTTTGTGTTATCCTGAAACAAGATGATTATTGGTTTAAAGGAGCGATTGATACGATGACTCTAGCCGAGATTCGTCACGAATTAACCAATACAGCCAAGCGATTGGCGGATATCAGGGGGTCTCTTTGACCTCGCCAACAAAGAATCCCGCATAGCCGAACTGGAAGAACAAATGACTGCCCCCGACTTCTGGAACGACCAGGCTCAAGCCCAGAAAGTGATCGACGAAAACAATCACCTAAAGGGATTGGTTCAGGGCATGCACGACCTGGAAGAGGGGCTGGAAGAACTCCAGGTGATGGCTGAGCTGATTGCGGAAGAAAATGATGAATCCTTGCTTCCCGAAGCGACGGACGGGATGAAGGAATTAACGAAACGGCTCGACCAGTT
This region includes:
- the secA gene encoding preprotein translocase subunit SecA; translation: MLNLLKKMLPDSNERELKRCYKIADKIEALEPTISALSDSELRNKTEEFRQRLNDGEELDDLQVEAYAVVREAAKRVLGMRHFYVQLVGGIVLHNGDIAEMKTGEGKTLVSTLPAYLNALTGEGVHVVTVNDYLVRRDREWMGQIFEFLGLTVGLNLPGMKPEEKRQAYQADITFGTNNEFGFDYLRDNMVLYDEQITQRSLNFALIDEVDSILIDEARTPLIISGQANKATDLYYAADKMVRRLKPEEDYSVDIKTKNVTLTEQGVDKAESFMGIDNLYDANNITVNHHIQQALKAHVIMKRDQDYVVNENGVVIVDDFTGRLMEGRRYSDGLHQAIEAKEGLQVQRESMTLATVTLQNYFRLYNKLAGMTGTAKTEEEEFRKIYNMNVVQIPTHRSMVRNDLSDVLYKTEAGKLRAIVDEIVKRHATGQPILVGTVSIEKSELLSKMLKKKGVPHQVLNAKNHAKEAEIIAQAGQRGAVTIATNMAGRGTDIVLGDGVDELGGLHVIGTERHESRRIDNQLRGRSGRQGDPGSTQFFLSFEDELMRRFGGERIESWMESLGLDEDTPIEGRMFTRAVESSQKKVEGMNFDARRWVLQYDDVLNQQREIIYKQRREVLTGDNFKEIVQQMGKDLIQRVVEAHTPDEDVPEDWDLEPVVDFANASLFAEGTVELDQFKGLERDEIIQLLIDKMEKHYDEREEEIGTERLQEFTKVVILRTVDRKWMDHIDAMDQLRQGIHLRAYGQTDPVREYQFEGYEMFQQLIQEIQEEVVRYVMKSTVGEEEIQREEVATPKAASSGGSPHQAEEKKKQPIRNTDKVGRNDPCPCGSGKKYKHCCARSVQTG
- the hpf gene encoding ribosome hibernation-promoting factor, HPF/YfiA family, which produces MRYNIRGNNIEVTEALRDFVEKKLSRLEKYFDTTTNKTEAHVALSVHNKDHHKVEVTVPFPGVLVRAEESTTDMYASIDNVVEKLERQIRKYKTKVNRKFRQDGTIRSLENGAAPATAERVADAEEDEEFQIVRTKRFNLKPMDTEEAILQMDLLGHNFYVFSNASTDQVSVVYKRKDGRYGLIEPE
- a CDS encoding Na+/H+ antiporter NhaC family protein — encoded protein: MEETVWSLIPPVLALLLVILTRRVLVSLGAGIVAGALIINDFQIGESLSQIAGIVRDLFYVDGAINDWEFYILLFLLLLGMMAALISLSGGSAAFGEWAMKRVKTRIGAQLVTIWIGIIIFIDDYFNSLTVGNIARPLTDRHRVSRAKLAYLIDSTAAPICVIAPVSSWGAYIITVIAGILTTHAVTDYGALQAFMLMVPMNFYAILAILMVLGVAWYRLDFGAMKKHEQRAVESGQLVDPDKGKVPGDHREEGSDDGNVGGLLWPILALIAGTVSSMVWTGATATEGAVTLLSIFENTDVAVSLLYGGLLGLTVSLVQNLLLRRSAPRLLSSLWAGIRSMLPAIYILIFAWTIISIISDLGTGTYLAGLVDAHIPVALLPALLFIISGFMAFTTGTSWGTFGIMLPIAGEIAAVTEPALMLPVLAAVLAGAIFGDHCSPISDTTILSSTGAGSHHIDHVMTQLPYALIVAGITLIGYLVLGFVGNVWIALLACLLVLGAVMVVMRKTICAP
- a CDS encoding DEAD/DEAH box helicase; this translates as MQWVRYEVKGSTYDTFCIEVDRLFWAVRGKKCRILDGRWQPGTSPFTPDPLAPIESGEGLKPVQVQWALEVAKANEWKPLLGGRALLATEVSAFLDSRGKHLIQEGWRTLRILVLTGAARLFPGVKVQGSALRRRCFRCGAGFGGIRRTRCARCRDVCYYCDRCLVMGRSQACIPLFLFEPLASHLQHSVCAQLSFTLSGAQRMASRRCASWWEDGESDTLLLSAVTGAGKTEVLFETLARALSRRPPVLWAAPRRDVVVEVAQRLSRAFPSVTTVTLHGESGQTWREGELYVGTVHQTMRFYRRFSLVVVDEADAFPLQTNHHLQASLDRARHPDGKRILVTATPSTSWKREFKRNHWPVVTLRTRHHGRPLPEPRIIRAWGWHRRMTARRATAPLEAFVEQVFRTDGQALMFVPRMADGKRLITWLKDWMHVPLEKVAFASSREEERARHVEEFRRGVLRLLVTTTILERGVTVPRCHVLVAGADHPVFDCSSLVQIAGRVGRSADYRKGEVWFVSRVVTGEMLRAKEVIRSWNRGTRQKGGVEEGR
- a CDS encoding cold shock domain-containing protein; translation: MQGKVKWFNAEKGYGFIEREGGEDVFVHYSAIQEEGFKTLDEGQSVEFEIVDGPRGPQAANVTKAY
- a CDS encoding HU family DNA-binding protein, yielding MNKSQLIERVAEATGKTKKESTHLVETVLETISEALQKGEKVSLIGFGNFEVRERAARTGRNPQTGEEIQIEASRVPAFKPGKQLKEAVN
- a CDS encoding ComF family protein; its protein translation is MLKFRGKEEWVVPMGEMMAECLWETGWKAQGITFVPLHPDRLTERGFNQAERLASVIADRTGLPLLPVLERTRHTPSQSRRGRMERLAAMKEAFRVSPFINRQGLPRSWILVDDVYTTGATLVDCARALTDTGDCRVRSLTFAR